The nucleotide window GCTGGGCAAGATTCTCGTCTTCGATCCCGTGGGAGCCGGGGCCTCGGAATACCGCAACAGGGTATGCCGAAAACTGCTCTCCTGCGCATCGCCGGACATCATCCGGGGCAACGCCTCGGAGATCATCGCCCTGGCCGGGCAGAGCGGGGCCACCAGGGGCGTGGACAGCACCCACGGCTCACTGGAGGCGCGGGATGCGGCCACTGCCCTGGCGACGAAATACGGGTGCACCGTGTGCGTCAGCGGCGAGACCGATCTGGTCACGGACGGCAACCGGGAAATACTCATCGTCAACGGGCACGAAATGATGCCGAGGATCACCGGGCTGGGCTGCACGGCATCGGCCCTGGCAGGGGCTTTTGCCGCAGTCATGGACGACACTGTCGAGGCCGTCACGGCATGCATGGCCGTCCTTGGCATTGCGGGTGAACTCGCCGCCGAGACTGCTGCCGGACCCGCCTCCCTGCAGACCGGGATCATCGACACCTTGTTCACGTTGTCGGGAGAGGAGATCGCAGAGAGGGCCAGGATTTCATCCTAGTAGGTGAAAACAGGACAATTCGTTCATCAGATTAGGACAAATCACGAAAAAAGGCCTGCCGTCGTATTTCGGCAGGCCTTTTCATTTTTCTGAATCAGACGGCTAGAAGCTCGGAATATCCTCCACTTTTTCGGTGAGCAGGAATTCGCCCTTTTCGATCCACTCCTTGAGGGTGTCGGCCACTTCCAGGGACATGGAGTAGCTGGTCACCGGCACGGTGGAGGTCTTCTTGCCGTTGACCGTGACCTCGCCGCTGCGCAGCTCCTCGAAGGAGGCGCGGGTCAACTCGCGGGGGATGCCGTTGGGGTAGTCGTAGCCGTAGTCCTTGACCGGCATGGTGATGTCCGCGTCGCTGACCCCGGTAAACCAGGCCATCTCCTCGTTCAGGATGGGAATGGGGATGCCCACGCCCACGGCCAGGGACGCGCCGTAGCCCACCAGGGACTGGCCGCGCACATAGCGGGGGTTCATCTTCTTGAAGTCGCCCTTGAGCATCAGGGTGCCGGACGGATTCTCGGGCAGGCCGCGCTCGTTGCGTTTCGGCTTCTGCACGTGCTGGGTGCCCTCGCCGATGACGTAGCCGATGCCGCCGCCCAGGAAGATGCGCGTGCCCATGCCGATGGTCCTGTAGAACGGATCATTGAACAACGGGGACAGCTGGCCTGCCGTGGCGAAATTCACGTTGGAGGAATTCGCCTTGAGCGGGCCCATGTACGTATAGATGGTGCGGCTGGTCAGGTTCACGGCCGCGTTGTAGTTCTGGTAGCAGTTGCGCGGGTTGAGCATGACCGCGTTGGGCAAATCCGCCAGGGTGACGTCCTTGTCCAGGTTCTTGCGCGGGTAGCAGTCCGTTCCGTAGGCCTCGGCCCGCAGGTGCACCGCCTTGCCGCGGAGCAAATCCTCCATGACATGCCCTCCGCCGTACGCAAAGCGTCCGGGGTGTACCTTGTTGAGGGGATCGTCCTCAGAAGGCTCTGTGGCCCCAAGGTAGGCGTCTACGGCGGCTATTCCGGAATAGCACGGGACGTTGTTCAGCCACAGCTTGGAAACCTTCATCACCGGAGGCTGCTGCCCGATGTTGAACAGGAGACCGGAGGAACACATGGGCGAGAACGTGCCCGTGGTGACCACGTCGATCTCCCGGGCCGCCTTGACCTTGCCTTCCTTCCTGACGATGGCGACCATTTCCTCGGCATTGACCACAACGGCCTTGCCTTTGCGGATGCGCTCGTTGATCTCCTTGACCGTCTTGTTCACTTTGTATTCTGCCATTGTGCCTCCGGGTCCGGACTGGCGCGCCCGGTCCCTTGCTGAACTTTCTCGCGTGCGGACTTCAACGGGCCCGGCAGGGCGCCCTGCCGAATCGCTTTCCGCGCGTCGAGTCCACCCCTTGTAATAGAAAAACCCGCGAAGGAAAACCAGGTTGTTTTTCCTCTTCCCGACCCCCCCATCAAAACCGCCGCCGCATAGGAAAAAAGACCCTGAAACCGCTGTTATCAACAAGGAGTGATTTTCGCGGAAAAGAACAACCAAAACCGGGCGTTTTTCCGTAAAAACCGGGCTAAAAAGCTTGGCTTGAGGTATATTATAAGGTATAGAACCTAAGGAATTTCGGGATATTTTTTAGACTTTAAAAAGTCCGTTTTTTCCCTAATATTTTCGAGTAATTGTAAACAACACATAAACAACATCGGCACAGCGTGAAAGACTCCCTGCGGAAACACCTTCTCCAGACCAGCTCGGATGACGAACTCAAGCGGTGGTTCGACCCGTTGTATTTCGATTATTCGGAAGAAAACAAGCGTCTGACCGTTGGTTTTCCCCATACCTTTTTCGCCAAATGGTTCGAGGCTGAAATCCAGGACAAGTTCGAAGCGCAGCTGAACATGTTCCTCGGTTCCGGCTACCTGGTCAGCTACAGGGACGTGGAGAAGCCCGACAGGGCCACAGGGGTGCAGGTGGCCAACGTGGTCAAGCGCATCGATTTTCCTTTTGGCCAGGAGTTCACCTTCGAGACCTTTCTGATCAACAAGAAGAACTACTTCCCCATCGCCTCGGCCAAAGAGGTGGCCAAGCAGTCCGGGTCGCTTTTCAACCCGTTCATCATCTGCGGCCCGGGCGGCTCGGGCAAGACCCACCTGCTCCGGTCCGTTGCCAACGAGATTTCCAAGAAGCACGACTACTCCACCGTGTTCATGGGCTCCATGGACGAGCTCAACTCCCTGTACAACATCCGGTTCAAGGGCGACCGGTTCAAGGCGCGCAACTATCTGTTCGAATACCAGTTCCTGTTCATCGACGATTTCCACAAGATCAGGGAACATCCCCATTTCCAGCAGGAACTCGTCAATATTTTCAACCACTTCTACGACAACAAGAAACAGATGGTCCTGGCCTGCCGGGAAAAGGTGACCAGCTACGACTTCCTGGACGAGGCCCTGCAATCCCGCCTGGGTTGGGGACTGATCGTCACCCTCAAGGAACCGGACCTGGAAATCCGGGTGGGGTACATCCAGCGCCAGGCCAAGGCCAAACGGCTCTCCCTGAACAAGGAACAGATTCTCACCCTGGCCCAGCGGTTCACGGATTTCCGCTATCTGCAGGGCATCCTGCTCAAACTTTTCGCCTTCAAGGAACTGGTCAAGCAGGACCTTTCCCAGAAGGACTTCGAGCACATCCTGGCCAACACCGAGGAAAAGACCACCGACGACCTGACGCCCAAGAAAATCCTCAACGTGGTCAGCGACCATTTCAGCGTCCACGTCAAGGACCTGATCGGCACCAAACGGCACCAGCACATAGCCCATGCCCGCCAGGTGGCCATGTTCCTCTGTCGCCAGATGTTGAACACTTCCTACCCTTCGCTGGGTCGGGCCTTTGGCGGAAAAGACCACTCAACGGTTCTGTATTCGGTTAAAAAAATCGAACAATTACAGGAAGATGACTTCGAACTGAAACAACTGTTAAAAACGTTGAAGAATAAGTGTCGTATGTCGTGATCATAATGCGAAAACACGAAATTATGAAAAAATGGTTCCGAAACAGACACAGTGCATGTTCTGAAAATATTCAAATAAAAAAGTAATTTGAATGAGTTTGGAACAAAGGAACCGAGGCAATAAATCTCAATCAAGGAGATATTTTTTATGTTTCTGAAAGTGAACAGAGATGAAATCATCGAAGGACTCCAGAAGTCGGCGAACATCATCCCGGCCAAAACCGGAGCGGCATTTCTCCGCACCATCTGGTTGCAGTGCGAGAACGGAAACCTGAACGTGATGTCCACCGATTCGAATCTCGAGTTCATGGGCTCCTATCCGGCCGGTATCGAGGGCGAGGGATTGGCCGGCGTCCAGGGCCGCGCTTTTTATGACCTGGTCAAGCAGCTCCGTTCCGACCAGGGTGAGCTGACCATCAGCACGGATGAAGAGAACCAGAACGTCCTGGTCGAACAGAAGGCCAGGAAGTACAAGTTCCCGGTAAACGACCCGGAATGGTTCCAGAAATTCTCCACCTTTCCGGAAAACGGCACCGTGTTCTGGTCCGGTGATTTCCTGCACGAGATCATCGACAAGATTTCGTTCTGCATTTCGGACGAGGACTCCATGGAGGCCATCGCCTGCATCCACCTCGTCCCCCGCGACAAGATGGGCGTGAAGACCGTCGAGGTCTGCGGCCTGAACGGCCACCAGTTCGCCATGCTCAACTTCGTCAACGACGACATCTATGCCATGCTCCCGGAAGAGGGCGTGCTCATCCAGAAGAAGTACCTGACCGAGCTCAAGAAGTGGCTTACCGCCGATGAGATCGAGCTGGCCATCTCCAACAAGCGGCTCTTTTTCCGCACCGGCGACAAGCGGGAGACCTTCACGCTGCCCCTGTCCTACTACCAGTACCCGAACTATCAGAACTTCCTGGCCAAGCTGAACGATCCCGACGTTTCCACCCTGGAAGTGAGCCGCCTCGACCTGGTGGACGCCCTGTCCCGCGTGGCCCTGTTCAACACCGACTCCAACCGTTGCGCCTACTTCACCTTTGCGGGCAGCGAGGTGACCATCTCCGCCCAGGGGCAGGAGACCGGCACGGCGCGGGAATCCATCGACGCAACCTTCACCGGCGACATGGCCCGCATCGCCTTCCCGACCAGGAATCTCATCGAGATACTGAACCACTTCAATTCCGACACCGTGAAGTTCACCCTGACCGGCACCGAGGCCCCCTGCGGCCTGACCGGCGCCGACGACAAGAACTACGATGTGATCGTCATGCCCATGATGATTCAGGAAGAGACTTACTATACCGAGGAAAACGCATAAATGAGCGAACAGTACAACGCCGAATCAATTACCGTACTCGAGGGGCTTGAGGCCGTTCGAAAACGGCCCGCCATGTACATCGGTTCCACCGATATCCGTGGCCTGCATCACTTGGTTTACGAAGTTATCGACAACTCCATCGATGAGGCCATGGCCGGGTATTGCGACAAGATCAAGGTCACCCTGCACATGGACAACTCCTGCACCGTGACCGACAACGGCCGCGGCATCCCCGTGGACATCCACCCCAAGGAAGGCGTCCCGGCGGTCCAGCTGGCCATGACCACCCTGCACGCGGGCGGCAAGTTCGATTCCGAGACCTACAAGGTGTCCGGCGGCCTGCACGGCGTGGGCGTGTCCTGCGTCAACGCCTTGTCCGAGTTCATGGAGACAACGGTCCGCCGCGAGGGCAAGACCTATCGCATGAAGTTCGAGCGCGGCCATGTGGTCCAGGAACTGGAAGAGACCGGCACCTCGGACCACTCGGGCACCAGCCAGCGATTCCGCCCGGACGAGGAAATCTTCGAGGTCAACCAGTTCGACTACGACGTGCTCAGGAAGCGGTTCAAGGAGCTGGCCTACCTGAACTCCGGCCTGGAGATCGAGTTCAAGGACGAGCGTAACCCCGAGGCTGAAGCCGAGACCTTCAAGTTTGATGGCGGCATCAAGCGCTACGTCAAGGACCTGAACTCGAACCTGCAGACCATCGGCGAGATCGTCTACGGCGAGGGCGAGTCCGAAAACATGATCGTGGAGTTCGCCCTCCAGTACACCTCGTCCTACAAGGAAAACACCTACACGTTCGCCAACAACATCCGGACCATTGAGGGCGGCACCCACCTGGCCGGTTACAAGACCGCGCTGACTCGGGCCATCAACAACTACGTCCAGAACGCGGACCTGCCCAAGAAGCTGATCCAGAAGCTGACCGGCGACGACGTGCGCGAAGGGTTGACCTCGGTCATCTCGGTCAAGCTGCCGGAACCGCAATTCGAGGGCCAGACCAAGACCAAGCTCGGCAACTCCGAGGCTGCGGGCCTGGTGGCGGCGGTCATCTATGAAAAGCTGAACGTCTTTTTCGAGGAAAATCCCAAGGAGGCGCGGTTCATCATCGAAAAGGTGGTGGATGCGGCCCGGGCGCGCGAGGCGGCCCGAAAGGCCCGGGACTTGGTCCGCCGCAAGGGCGCCCTGTCCGACAACGCCCTGCCCGGCAAGCTGGCCGACTGCCAGTCCAAGGACCCCAAGGATTCCGAAATATTCATCGTCGAGGGTGACTCCGCAGGCGGTTCGGCCAAGCAGGGCCGCGACCCCAAGATCCAGGCCATCCTCCCCCTGCGCGGCAAGATCCTCAACGTCGAGAAGACGCGCCTGGACAAGATGCTCGGCAACAAGGAAATCCGGGCCATGATCACGGCCTTCGGCATCGGCATCGGCCAGGACGAAGAAGAAAAGGATTACGACAAGCTGCGCTATTACAAGATCGTCATCATGACTGACGCCGATGTTGACGGCTCGCACATCCGGACGCTGCTGCTGACCTTCTTCTTCAGGCAGTACGAAGAGCTGATCAACCGGGGCCACGTGTATATCGCCCAGCCGCCGCTCTACCGCGCGCACAAGGGCAAGTTCGAGAAGTTCATCAAGGACGACGTGGAGCTGGACAACTTCCTGCTCGAGAGGATCGGCGGCGACCTGTCCATCAAGTCCGCATCCGGCCGGGTCTTCGAAGGCGACAAGCTCCTGGACATCATGGCCAAAATCCGCTTCCTGCGCACCAAGTTCGGCGAAGCCGAGACCGTGGGCATCGAGCCGACCCTCTACAAGAAGCTCCTGGACTACCCGGAACGGATCTCCTTCACCTACTTCGAAGAGCACGATCCCGAGCAGTTCAAGAAGGATTTCGAGACCAACGGGTACCGGGTCCACATCGAGAAGGAACACGATCAGGAACTGGACAAGGACCGCACCTATCTCGTCTTCGAAAACGAGAACGGCCACCGCACCCGGCTGGCCATGGAGTTCTTCTACTCCAAGCTCTACAAAACGGCCTATGCGACCCATGGAGAGCTCAAGGACATCTGCGGCGGGTTCGAGTTCACCCTGGACCTGAAAGAGGCGGAGAAGCCCGTTACCGGCCTTTTTAAGCTGTATGACGAGGTCATCGAAGAGGCGAATCGTGGCTGGTCCATCCAGCGCTACAAGGGTCTGGGCGAAATGAATCCGGAACAGCTTTGGGAAACCACCATGGACCCGGAGAAGCGGATCATGCTTCAGGTGACCATCGAGGATGCGGCTGCGGCCAACGACATCTTTATGGATCTCATGGGCGACAATGTGGAGCCCAGGCGTGAATTCATTGAGAAAAATGCACTGGCTGTGCAGGAACTGGATATCTAAGTTTGGGGCTATTGAATGAGTAATACCATCACCATCGAAAGCGAACTCAAGAAAAGTTATCTTGAGTATTCCCTGTCAGTCATCATCGGGCGTGCCATCCCGGATGTGCGCGACGGGCTGAAGCCCGTCCACCGACGCATCCTGTTTGCCATGCACGATCTCGGCAACTACCACAACCGGGCCTACAAGAAATCCGCTCGCGTGGTCGGCGACGTCATCGGTAAGTACCATCCGCACGGCGACTCCGCAGTGTACGACGCCCTGGTCCGCATGGCCCAGGACTTCTCCATGCGCGATATGCTCGTGGACGGCCAGGGCAACTTCGGCTCCATCGACGGCGACTCCGCCGCCGCCATGCGTTACACCGAAGTGCGCATGGCCAAGCTGTGTTCCGAGTTCCTCGGCGACATCGACAAGAACACCGTCGATTTCAGGCCCAACTACGACAACACCATGCAGGAGCCGGCGGTCCTGCCCACCAAGGTGCCGAACCTGCTCCTCAACGGCACCACCGGCATCGCGGTCGGCATGGCCACCAACATCCCGCCCCACAACCTGAGCGAGCTCATCGACGGTTCCATCCACCTGCTGGACAACCCCGAGTGCACCATCGAATCGCTCATGCAGCGGGTCAAGGGCCCTGATTTCCCCACCGGCGGCACGGTCTTCGGCGGGCAGGGACTGGTGGACGCCTACACCACCGGTCGCGGCTCCATCAAGATTCGCGGCGTGGTCGAGGTGGAAGAGGCCAAAAAGGGACGCAAGGAATCGATCATCATCAGGCAGATTCCCTACGCCCTGAACAAGTCCACCCTGGTGGAGAAGATCGCTGCGCTCATCCATGAGAAGAAGATCGAGGGCGTGTCCGACCTGCGCGACGAGTCCGACCGCAAGGGCATCCGCATCGTGCTCGACCTGAAGCGCGGCGCCATCCCGGACATCATCATCAACTCGCTGTACAAGTTCACGCCGCTGGAGACGAGCTTCGGCATCAACATGATGGCCGTGGTCGGCAAGCGGCCCATGCTGCTGAACCTGAAAGAGGTCCTCAAGCACTTCCTTGAGCACCGCCGCGAAGTCATCATCCGTCGCACCAAGTTCGATCTGGACAAGTGCGAGAAGCGCGTCCACATCCTGGAAGGGTTGCGCATCGCCCTGGACAACATCGACGAAGTGGTCAAGCTCATCCGCGCATCTAAGACGCCGGACGAGGCCCGCGAAGGCTTGATGAGTCGGTTCAGCCTGTCGGAGATTCAGGCCAAGGCCATCCTCGACATGCGGTTGCAGAAGCTCACCGGCCTGGAGCACGACAAGCTCCTGGAAGAGCTGGCCGAGCTGATGAAGAAGATCGAATACTTCACCTCCATCCTTGAAAACGAGGAGGTTCTCAAGGGCGTCATCCGCGACGAACTCCGCGAAATCAAGGACAACTACGCCACCCCGCGCAAGTCCGAACTGCTTCAGGCGGACCTGGACTCCATCGACATCGAGGACCTGATCCCGGACGAGGAAACGGTCATCACCCTGTCGCGCCGGGGCTACATCAAGCGCACCCCGCTCTCCAACTACACGGCCCAGCGGAGGGGCGGAAAGGGCATCGCGGGCGTGCAGACCGGTGACGGCGACTTCATCCACACCTTCATGCTGACCACCAATCATCAGCATCTGGTGCTGTTCACCAACTTCGGCAAGATGTTCAAGATCAAGGTCCACCAGGTTCCGGAGGGCTCCCGCTACGCCAAGGGCGGCCACGTGAACAACCTGCTGCCCCTGGAGAAGGAAGAGAACATCGCCACGGCCCTGTCCCTGCGCGAGTTCCAGGATGACCGCTTCTTCCTGTTCGTGACCCGAAAGGGCATGATCAAGCGCTCCTCCATCGGCCTGTACGGCAATTGCCGCTCCACGGGCATCCGGGCCGTGAACCTGCGCGACGGCGACGAGCTGATGACCGTGCGCGAACTCGAGCCGGACGTGGACTGCATCCTGGCCAGCCGCGAGGGCTCGGCCATCCGCTTCAACATCAACGACGCCCGTCCCATGGGCCGCGCCACCGCCGGAGTCAAGGGCATGGCCCTGCGGCCCAACGACGAGGTCGTGGCCTGCGTTGTCACCGGAGACGAGGAGCGCGACCAGCTGCTCACCGTGTCCGAGGGCGGCTTCGGCAAGCGCACCTCCATCGACCAGTACCGTGTCCAGACGCGCGGCGGAAAGGGCATCCTGAACATGCGCCTGACCAACAAGACCGGCAAGGTCATCAGTGCGCGCATGGTCAACGAGAACGACGACGTCATCCTGCTCACCACCCAGAACAAGGTCATCCGCATGTCCGTGTCCGAGGTCAGCCAGACCCGAGGCCGCGCGACCCAGGGTGTCCGGCTGGTGAAGATGGACGCCGACAACAAGGTCGCCGGGTTCGACCTGGTGATGGACGACGACGAAGAGCTCAAGGACAAGACGCCGTAGGTCCTTATCGGGCCGACGGTGCATCTGCATGGTATCCGGGCGGAAATCTCCAGCGCATACGACATCGCGCGCGGAGATTTTCGCCCGGAATGATGCTGGGCGGCAGCCTCTGGGCAGCGCATGTCGTTTTTCGTTGCGCGAGCGGGCAGGGCATCGTACCAACGTCGCAGGCGGTTGTTGTTCCGGGGGAGCCGGGGGACTCCTAAAAGTACATTTATGAAACAGATCCTGCTTCTTGTTATCCTTTTCTGCTCGTGCCTGCTGGCGTCCTGCTCCTCGGACAAATCTCCGGGGATGGAAGACATTGAGCGGGCCCGGGACGCATACTCCAAGGGGTTCTACCTGGAGGCGGAAAAGGACTATGAGCGCTACCTGCAGATCGAGCCCCAGGGCGCCGACCGCAAGGAGGCGTGGGACCGGCTGAGCGAGATCGCGGTGACCATCAAGGGCGACTACGACCGGGCGGTGGTGCTGCTCGAGGCCATGTATCTCGAGCTGGGCGGCAACGCCAACGAGGCGTGGAAAATCATGTTCCAGCTCGGCGAGGTCTACGCGGAACTGGGCAACCGGCCCAAGGCCATCGAGTCCTTTGAAAAATGCCTGATGCACGCCGAGGGAAACCCGGAGCACATGTACAGGACGCAACTGCGCATGGCCAGATTGTACCGCGACATGGGCAGCTACGACCTGGTGGCGTCCACCCTGGAAAACTGCGCCGACTCGGCTTCCGAGTCCGAGTCAAAGGCCCGGTGCCTGTACGAGCTGGCCCAGAGCTACAGCTTCATTTCCGGCTGGGGACAGGCCAGGAAGGCGCTCGAGCAGCTGCTCGAGTTGCGAGGGTTGTCCGAGGAGACCCACGCCCTGGCGGTGTTCCTGCTTGCCGACATTTACGAACACGAGCGCGATTACCGCAGGACACGGGAATTGCTGGAGTCTATCCTGACGACCTATCCCAACCCCAAGGTGGTGGAGTCGCGACTGGGCAACCTGCCGGACGTCCAGCCCGAGCCCATTCCGCTCAAGCCGCCGTCCGAATAAGGAACATCATGACCACATTTTTCTGCATGCGCCACGGCCTGACGGACTGGAACAACGAGCACCGCATCCAGGGCTGCACCGACACTTCCCTCAACGAAGAAGGGCGCGAACAGGCCAGGAAATGGGCCGGGTCCCTGGCGGACAACGGCCTGGAGCTGATCGTGACCAGCGGTCTTGCCCGTTCAAGGGAGACCGCGGCCATCATCAACGAGACCCTGAACCTCGACGTGGTGGAGGATGAACGCCTCAACGAGATGGACTGGGGGGAGTGGACCGGCCTGGATCGCGGCCAGATCCGGGAGATGTACAAGCTGGTGGGCCAGCAGGAGAGAAAGGGGTTCGAATTCCGCGCCAAGGGCGGGGAGAGCCGCAACGAGCTGCTCATGCGCGCCTGTGACGCGCTCATGGACCTGACCGAGAAGTATCCCGGCAAATCCGTGCTGGTGGTGACCCACAACGGCATCCTGAAATGCCTGGCCTACACCTTGTCCGGCCTGGATTACCTGCCCGGCGACCCGAATCCCATCGAGCCGTATCGGCTGCACCGCTTCGAGTGCTCCGACCTCGAGCTGGCCATAGGCGAGCTCAACATCGAAATCTAGGGCGACCTGTTCCCCCAAGCCTTGGGCCGGGGGCCGGGACAGGGTGGAGAAAGGCGGCTAGCTGAGCTGGCTGATGCCCACGCTCATGATCATGGACACGCCGATCCAGAGGGCGGTCTTGAAGGTGCGAACGGACCAGGGAATCTTGTGATAGGCGGCTTCGGTGACGCCGAGGGTGGAATCTTCGGGCTGGAACAGGTAGCTCAGGTACGACATTGTCATTTCCTCACATTGGGTTCGAAACGGGTTGTCTTCTGGTAGGGAAAAGAGCCGCCTGAGGTCCAATAGGGATGCGTGAGATTATCCATAAGGAATTCTTATGGATGATCTTGGGAGGCGGCGGCCCGCCCCTCAGCAGAGCCGGTTCAGTCCGAGGCCGACGAGGATGGACAGCCCGATCCAGAGCACGGCCTTGCATGCCCGCACCGAGGCCGGATAGTGTATACCCTCGCCTTCGCAGGAGATATCTTCCGGCAGAAGCAGATACCGACACATGTTTCCGACCCCTCTGTCCATGCACTCCTCCTTGCCCCCTGAAAATGGAACTCCTCTATCCTGATATGTGAGAGGCGGTTCATGGTCCAATTACAATCCTTGACGTCCGTCATAAGCAATCCTGATTGATAACTGTCGGTTGTACGGGTATGTACCTGTCATGGAACTATATCAGCTCAGAACGTTCGTGGCCGTGGCCGAAGAAGGGAACTTCACGCGGGCGGGCAAGCGGGTGCACGCCACCCAGCCGGCGGTTTCCGCGCACATCAAGGCCCTGGAAGAGGAACTTGGCGTGCGCCTTTTCGACCGGATCACGCGCGGCGTGGAGTTGACCCAGGCCGGGGCCGAACTGGTCCAGGACGCCATCGAGGTGCTGGCTGCGGCCAACGCGCTGAAGGCCCGGGCCGTGACCCTGGGAGCCGAAGTGGCCGGAAAGGTCTCCCTCGGGCTGTGCACCGACCCGGACTATCTCCGGGTGACCGCGCTGTTCGCCGATATCGAGCGGCGGTTCCCGAAGCTCAACCTGTCCCTGGCCCAGTTTCCCTCCAGGGTCATCCTCAAGGAAATCCGCGCCCGCACGCTGGACGCGGGCTTCGTCTTTGCAGGCAACCCGTACAACGACCTGGAAACCATCACCCTGGCCGAGCCGTCCTATTCCATCATGGGCGCGGCCATGTACCGTGAGCAACTGGAGTCCGACGCGACCGGCGAACTTTCCGGACACGCCTGGATCATGCCCACCACGGACTGCGCCTTCAGGGAACTGCAGCTCGATCTGTTCAAGCGACACGGCATCGTGCCCGCCCGGACCATCGGTGCGGACTCGGAAGAGGTCATCCGGCCCCTCATACTGGAGGGCAAGGCGCTGGGACTGGTCCGGGAGGATGAAGTGGCGCAC belongs to Pseudodesulfovibrio portus and includes:
- the thiM gene encoding hydroxyethylthiazole kinase, coding for MQNIEYVRQGLEKVRSGSPLVLSVTNYVAANLNANGLLAVGASPIMTHQAEEIEDLVSIAGAVVCNMGIPAGTLPEALYRAGECANRLGKILVFDPVGAGASEYRNRVCRKLLSCASPDIIRGNASEIIALAGQSGATRGVDSTHGSLEARDAATALATKYGCTVCVSGETDLVTDGNREILIVNGHEMMPRITGLGCTASALAGAFAAVMDDTVEAVTACMAVLGIAGELAAETAAGPASLQTGIIDTLFTLSGEEIAERARISS
- a CDS encoding homocysteine biosynthesis protein produces the protein MAEYKVNKTVKEINERIRKGKAVVVNAEEMVAIVRKEGKVKAAREIDVVTTGTFSPMCSSGLLFNIGQQPPVMKVSKLWLNNVPCYSGIAAVDAYLGATEPSEDDPLNKVHPGRFAYGGGHVMEDLLRGKAVHLRAEAYGTDCYPRKNLDKDVTLADLPNAVMLNPRNCYQNYNAAVNLTSRTIYTYMGPLKANSSNVNFATAGQLSPLFNDPFYRTIGMGTRIFLGGGIGYVIGEGTQHVQKPKRNERGLPENPSGTLMLKGDFKKMNPRYVRGQSLVGYGASLAVGVGIPIPILNEEMAWFTGVSDADITMPVKDYGYDYPNGIPRELTRASFEELRSGEVTVNGKKTSTVPVTSYSMSLEVADTLKEWIEKGEFLLTEKVEDIPSF
- a CDS encoding DnaA ATPase domain-containing protein yields the protein MKDSLRKHLLQTSSDDELKRWFDPLYFDYSEENKRLTVGFPHTFFAKWFEAEIQDKFEAQLNMFLGSGYLVSYRDVEKPDRATGVQVANVVKRIDFPFGQEFTFETFLINKKNYFPIASAKEVAKQSGSLFNPFIICGPGGSGKTHLLRSVANEISKKHDYSTVFMGSMDELNSLYNIRFKGDRFKARNYLFEYQFLFIDDFHKIREHPHFQQELVNIFNHFYDNKKQMVLACREKVTSYDFLDEALQSRLGWGLIVTLKEPDLEIRVGYIQRQAKAKRLSLNKEQILTLAQRFTDFRYLQGILLKLFAFKELVKQDLSQKDFEHILANTEEKTTDDLTPKKILNVVSDHFSVHVKDLIGTKRHQHIAHARQVAMFLCRQMLNTSYPSLGRAFGGKDHSTVLYSVKKIEQLQEDDFELKQLLKTLKNKCRMS
- the dnaN gene encoding DNA polymerase III subunit beta, yielding MFLKVNRDEIIEGLQKSANIIPAKTGAAFLRTIWLQCENGNLNVMSTDSNLEFMGSYPAGIEGEGLAGVQGRAFYDLVKQLRSDQGELTISTDEENQNVLVEQKARKYKFPVNDPEWFQKFSTFPENGTVFWSGDFLHEIIDKISFCISDEDSMEAIACIHLVPRDKMGVKTVEVCGLNGHQFAMLNFVNDDIYAMLPEEGVLIQKKYLTELKKWLTADEIELAISNKRLFFRTGDKRETFTLPLSYYQYPNYQNFLAKLNDPDVSTLEVSRLDLVDALSRVALFNTDSNRCAYFTFAGSEVTISAQGQETGTARESIDATFTGDMARIAFPTRNLIEILNHFNSDTVKFTLTGTEAPCGLTGADDKNYDVIVMPMMIQEETYYTEENA
- the gyrB gene encoding DNA topoisomerase (ATP-hydrolyzing) subunit B — translated: MSEQYNAESITVLEGLEAVRKRPAMYIGSTDIRGLHHLVYEVIDNSIDEAMAGYCDKIKVTLHMDNSCTVTDNGRGIPVDIHPKEGVPAVQLAMTTLHAGGKFDSETYKVSGGLHGVGVSCVNALSEFMETTVRREGKTYRMKFERGHVVQELEETGTSDHSGTSQRFRPDEEIFEVNQFDYDVLRKRFKELAYLNSGLEIEFKDERNPEAEAETFKFDGGIKRYVKDLNSNLQTIGEIVYGEGESENMIVEFALQYTSSYKENTYTFANNIRTIEGGTHLAGYKTALTRAINNYVQNADLPKKLIQKLTGDDVREGLTSVISVKLPEPQFEGQTKTKLGNSEAAGLVAAVIYEKLNVFFEENPKEARFIIEKVVDAARAREAARKARDLVRRKGALSDNALPGKLADCQSKDPKDSEIFIVEGDSAGGSAKQGRDPKIQAILPLRGKILNVEKTRLDKMLGNKEIRAMITAFGIGIGQDEEEKDYDKLRYYKIVIMTDADVDGSHIRTLLLTFFFRQYEELINRGHVYIAQPPLYRAHKGKFEKFIKDDVELDNFLLERIGGDLSIKSASGRVFEGDKLLDIMAKIRFLRTKFGEAETVGIEPTLYKKLLDYPERISFTYFEEHDPEQFKKDFETNGYRVHIEKEHDQELDKDRTYLVFENENGHRTRLAMEFFYSKLYKTAYATHGELKDICGGFEFTLDLKEAEKPVTGLFKLYDEVIEEANRGWSIQRYKGLGEMNPEQLWETTMDPEKRIMLQVTIEDAAAANDIFMDLMGDNVEPRREFIEKNALAVQELDI